In Humulus lupulus chromosome 7, drHumLupu1.1, whole genome shotgun sequence, the following are encoded in one genomic region:
- the LOC133791192 gene encoding uncharacterized protein LOC133791192, with protein MYNWISIKKTQRQNEVFVERANRYIVSDDLQVMLLCTATSFSLLSKCGIMDGNAIEERAFNLGKDEVLDLLMNSLVSRTPLTETLLKHKPVPIELNNVISYQRKSAKERTNQEQGIYVKLFVSKSKKMICYTEAKKDFIDLLFSFLTVPLGHIVKQEYDYGSLKGCTDQLYKSVNDFGEQGFTSNDHKEMLVNPRVAPGFSYGNYLLGIEEASLPSCHYYSGDLISEPYFNELKNKEESIPLTLKYSRSHDKEGESRDGFLKGMNLFTVTDNLIIKPVSPMLGLPILNELKVPFNDIEERTVRVKKEEALNLLMSSFVSESALTNTFI; from the exons ATGTATAATTGGATAAGCATAAAAAAGACACAACGACAAAATGAAGTTTTTGTAGAAAGAGCAAACAGATACATTGTTAGTGATGATTTACAGGTGATGTTGTTGTGTACTGCAACAAGCTTTTCTTTATTGTCAAAGTGTGGAATCATGGATGGGAATGCAATTGAGGAGAGAGCATTCAATTTGGGAAAAGATGAg GTTCTGGATTTGCTCATGAACTCATTGGTATCAAGAACGCCTTTGACAGAAACTCTTCTGAAGCATAAACCAGTACCTATTGAGTTGAACAATGTCATTTCTTATCAACGTAAATCAGCAAAAGAGAGGACGAATCAGGAACAAGGTATTTATGTCAAACTTTTCGTTAGCAAATCCAAGAAGATGATTTGCTATACGGAAGCAAAGAAAGATTTTATTGATCTGCTCTTCAGCTTCTTAACTGTACCACTTGGTCATATAGTAAAACAAGAATATGATTATGGTTCCCTCAAAGGTTGCACGGACCAGTTGTACAAGAGTGTCAATGATTTTGGCGAACAAGGCTTCACCTCAAATGACCACAAGGAAATGCTAGTCAATCCGAGGGTAGCCCCTGGTTTTAGCTATGGCAATTATCTGTTGGGAATTGAGGAAGCCTCTCTTCCATCATGTCATTACTATTCTGGTGATTTGATTAGTGAGCCTTATTTTAATGAACTTAAGAACAAAGAAGAGTCAATTCCTCTTACATTAAAGTATTCCAGATCTCATGACAAGGAAGGAGAAAGCCGTGATGGATTCTTAAAAGGAATGAATTTGTTCACGGTGACGGACAATCTGATCATAAAACCAGTATCACCAATGTTAGGCCTGCCCATTCTCAATGAATTGAAGGTGCCTTTCAATGACATTGAGGAGCGAACTGTGCGTGTGAAAAAGGAAGAG GCATTAAATCTTCTGATGTCTTCCTTTGTTTCGGAATCTGCACTTACCAACACATTTATCTAA